The Pirellulimonas nuda genome includes a region encoding these proteins:
- a CDS encoding abortive infection family protein, producing MSSLTFLERQTLEKYLRMSGGYVLEYSDRTFQEFVCESVGVDIHDGKYAIDGGSKARKLRAFWKAESDIMVGTLLLALINGEVNTARDPDDATQALASQCRQIATRLLAGGPNLNKIKEQAKILNANHLSEQIRRLEESVDKDPSLAIGTAKELIETCCKTILAERGKPLPGTPTVSTLTKETLKELKLVPEGIDNAARGADVIKRLLSNLGTIGNNLAELRGLYGTGHGMHGSATGLSARHAKLAVGAAATLAVFLFETHQDTKP from the coding sequence ATGAGCTCATTGACCTTTCTAGAGCGGCAGACGCTCGAGAAGTACTTGAGGATGTCTGGTGGTTACGTGCTGGAGTACTCAGATCGCACGTTCCAGGAGTTCGTTTGCGAGTCGGTAGGCGTAGACATCCACGATGGAAAATACGCTATCGATGGCGGGTCGAAGGCGAGAAAGCTACGCGCATTCTGGAAGGCTGAGTCGGACATTATGGTCGGGACCCTCCTTCTTGCGTTGATTAATGGGGAAGTGAACACCGCCCGCGACCCGGATGACGCTACCCAGGCCTTGGCTTCGCAGTGCAGACAGATCGCTACGCGGCTGCTGGCGGGCGGCCCCAATTTGAACAAGATCAAAGAGCAGGCCAAGATTCTCAACGCGAATCATCTGTCTGAGCAGATTCGGCGTCTGGAAGAGTCGGTCGACAAGGATCCGAGCCTAGCGATCGGAACTGCTAAGGAACTGATCGAGACGTGCTGCAAGACGATCTTGGCGGAACGCGGCAAGCCCCTACCAGGAACTCCCACCGTGTCGACATTGACCAAAGAAACCCTGAAAGAGCTAAAGCTGGTACCGGAAGGGATTGATAACGCCGCTCGCGGCGCCGATGTGATTAAGCGACTGCTCAGCAACCTCGGCACGATCGGCAACAACCTAGCAGAACTGCGCGGGCTATACGGCACAGGCCACGGCATGCACGGAAGCGCGACGGGCCTTAGCGCACGCCACGCCAAGCTGGCCGTGGGTGCCGCGGCGACTTTAGCGGTCTTTTTGTTCGAGACGCATCAAGACACGAAGCCTTAG
- a CDS encoding DUF4268 domain-containing protein: protein MEASAKPVAKILHSSDQFLVPFFQRAYKWGPKNWNQLQGDLWGLMEDGRHGKHFLGPLVCTADGGMPGEISAYQLIDGQQRLTTLALLLAGLRDVAQEHEFATLAEKINENYLIHKHERGLQRYKLVPRTGDREVFVAIVDQKPFDRQSSLQIVKAYEFFGKHIRRLAQAEGEKGLARLFESVTSGLYLVVIVINEENPYEIFESLNSTGLPLAESDLIRNYLFMHVAQDDQQEFHDEHWDPFEKMFDAADGFPAVDATSFYRNFLMRRGAYSKPKATFVDFKAYCEETALTPPQQVGELKRFAALELLLHRPTTCRNKQLTNRLTQLAAMDVATCHPLLLNLLDRQGRGDLGEEALIGCLDDLASFVLRRSICGENTRGYSKWFPEAIRAIQDDPREDLRGYWFRRGWPDDRTFVDSLVAFPVYRREPKKCRLVLGVLESNHGHKEKVDPSTLSIEHVLPQTLSGRGAAEWKKALGADWESLHSQWLNTLGNLTLTGYNSDLSNKPFAVKREAYLESNVSLNKYFKNCQQWGADEIEQRGMKMAAIVVELWPRPEGGPEFAPSDGRKALKQGKEQRAAYWGQLIERLRANPAWDRLPETTGESRLEMPTATKAATMLAWFKVGQQQLTAELTLRKSRGRDIYGELEAERDAIEAELGFKPEWNDHGRRGLSVTLEEVSIRDPLDWPGQLDWLATKLTALHQVVLPRVQQIDARLDEQPEDSESTRSSWEEKIGAQVLGLCDQVLMLVNEQSEEDYQLKYLKHYMSIASENEFKNVVSFWPRRGFVWMVARPKNRDRWAKRFGAAGLETEAHENRQLLVRIEAGTVGEHRAILAEYLKSVVENRKKGSKRPEELVAFWRQFAERLKSRQGVLTPQTPRPQAWMDLSTGRGGVWLVASVNSIKQRASVGLVLGGEASDRRFAALQAEATQIEAEVGEPVQWVGGPDRKQLRVYVRLPDVDVRDPATHPMVQDWMIDKLELFRGVFLPRVAGLD, encoded by the coding sequence ATGGAAGCCAGCGCAAAACCTGTCGCCAAGATCCTGCACTCCAGCGATCAGTTCTTGGTCCCGTTCTTCCAGCGTGCCTACAAGTGGGGCCCCAAGAACTGGAACCAGTTGCAGGGGGACCTGTGGGGGCTGATGGAGGATGGCCGCCACGGCAAGCACTTCCTCGGGCCGCTGGTCTGCACCGCGGACGGCGGCATGCCGGGTGAGATCTCGGCCTACCAGTTGATCGATGGTCAGCAGCGGCTGACGACGCTAGCGCTGCTGCTGGCGGGGCTACGCGACGTGGCGCAGGAGCACGAGTTCGCGACCCTGGCGGAGAAGATCAACGAGAACTATCTGATCCACAAGCACGAGCGGGGTCTGCAACGCTACAAGCTGGTGCCGCGCACCGGCGACCGCGAGGTGTTCGTTGCGATCGTCGATCAGAAGCCGTTCGACCGGCAGAGCAGCTTGCAGATCGTCAAGGCGTATGAGTTCTTCGGCAAGCACATCCGCCGGCTGGCGCAGGCCGAGGGGGAGAAAGGGCTGGCGCGGCTATTCGAGTCGGTCACCTCGGGGCTCTACCTGGTGGTGATCGTGATCAACGAAGAAAACCCCTACGAGATCTTCGAGAGCCTGAACTCCACGGGGCTGCCGCTGGCAGAGTCGGACCTGATCCGCAACTACCTGTTCATGCACGTAGCGCAGGACGATCAGCAAGAGTTCCACGACGAGCACTGGGACCCGTTCGAGAAGATGTTCGATGCGGCCGACGGGTTCCCCGCGGTCGATGCGACTTCGTTCTACCGCAACTTCCTGATGCGGCGCGGCGCGTACTCGAAGCCGAAGGCGACGTTTGTTGACTTCAAAGCTTACTGCGAAGAGACGGCGTTGACCCCTCCGCAGCAGGTGGGCGAGCTGAAGCGTTTCGCTGCGCTGGAGCTGCTGCTGCACCGCCCCACGACCTGCCGGAACAAGCAATTGACGAATCGGCTGACGCAGCTAGCAGCGATGGACGTCGCCACGTGCCACCCGCTGCTGCTGAACCTGCTCGATCGCCAAGGCCGCGGAGACTTGGGCGAGGAAGCGTTGATTGGCTGCCTGGACGACTTGGCGAGCTTCGTCTTGCGGCGTTCGATCTGCGGAGAAAACACACGCGGCTACAGCAAGTGGTTTCCCGAGGCGATCCGGGCCATTCAGGATGACCCGCGCGAGGATCTGCGTGGCTACTGGTTCCGTCGCGGCTGGCCGGACGACCGCACGTTCGTCGATTCGCTGGTCGCGTTCCCGGTCTACCGCCGGGAGCCCAAGAAGTGCCGGCTGGTGCTCGGTGTGCTGGAGAGCAACCACGGGCACAAGGAGAAGGTCGATCCATCGACGCTGAGCATCGAACACGTGCTGCCCCAGACCCTGAGTGGCCGGGGAGCGGCGGAATGGAAGAAGGCGCTGGGCGCCGACTGGGAGTCGCTGCACTCGCAGTGGCTCAACACGCTGGGGAACCTGACGCTGACCGGCTACAACTCCGACCTGAGCAACAAGCCGTTTGCGGTCAAACGCGAGGCGTACCTGGAGAGCAATGTCAGCCTGAACAAGTACTTTAAGAACTGCCAGCAGTGGGGCGCGGACGAGATCGAGCAACGCGGGATGAAGATGGCCGCGATCGTGGTCGAACTCTGGCCGCGGCCCGAGGGAGGACCGGAGTTTGCCCCGTCGGACGGCCGGAAGGCGCTCAAGCAGGGCAAGGAGCAGCGGGCCGCGTACTGGGGGCAGCTTATCGAACGGCTGCGGGCCAACCCGGCGTGGGACCGACTGCCGGAAACGACTGGCGAATCTCGACTGGAGATGCCAACCGCGACAAAAGCGGCCACCATGTTGGCTTGGTTCAAGGTAGGGCAGCAGCAGCTGACGGCGGAGCTTACCCTCCGGAAGTCGAGGGGACGCGACATCTACGGCGAGCTAGAGGCAGAACGCGACGCCATCGAAGCAGAGCTAGGTTTCAAGCCCGAATGGAACGACCACGGGCGCCGCGGCCTAAGCGTGACGCTTGAGGAGGTTAGCATCCGCGACCCGCTCGATTGGCCGGGACAGCTGGACTGGTTAGCAACAAAGCTGACCGCGCTGCACCAAGTGGTGCTCCCCCGTGTGCAGCAGATCGACGCGCGCCTCGACGAGCAGCCGGAAGACAGCGAGAGCACTCGGAGCAGTTGGGAGGAGAAGATCGGCGCCCAGGTGCTGGGGCTTTGCGACCAGGTGCTAATGCTCGTCAACGAACAGAGCGAAGAAGACTATCAGCTCAAGTACCTGAAGCATTACATGAGCATCGCTTCGGAGAACGAATTCAAAAACGTTGTCAGCTTCTGGCCCAGGCGAGGATTCGTGTGGATGGTGGCGCGACCAAAGAATCGTGACCGATGGGCCAAGCGATTCGGCGCTGCAGGCCTTGAGACCGAAGCTCACGAGAATCGGCAGCTCCTGGTCCGGATCGAGGCGGGAACGGTGGGAGAACACCGAGCGATCCTCGCGGAGTATCTGAAGAGTGTCGTCGAAAATAGAAAGAAAGGGAGCAAGCGGCCGGAAGAGTTGGTCGCTTTCTGGCGGCAGTTCGCCGAACGTCTGAAGAGCCGACAGGGCGTGCTGACACCTCAAACCCCGCGTCCCCAGGCATGGATGGACCTGAGTACCGGGCGTGGGGGCGTTTGGTTGGTGGCCTCCGTGAATTCGATCAAGCAACGGGCGTCGGTTGGCTTGGTGCTTGGGGGGGAGGCTAGCGATCGGCGTTTCGCCGCTCTCCAGGCCGAGGCGACGCAGATTGAGGCCGAAGTCGGCGAGCCGGTTCAGTGGGTTGGCGGTCCCGACCGGAAGCAACTGCGTGTGTATGTGCGTCTTCCAGACGTAGACGTTCGCGATCCCGCGACTCACCCGATGGTGCAGGACTGGATGATCGACAAGCTAGAGCTATTCCGCGGCGTGTTTTTGCCCCGCGTGGCGGGGTTGGATTAG
- a CDS encoding class I SAM-dependent DNA methyltransferase, producing MAKRATKAAKNSAANLGFEAKLWLAADKLRNNMDAAEYKHVVLGLIFLKYISDAFEERRAKLIAGEGDLEGADPEDPDEYKSENVFWVPKEGRWSHLQAQAKQPTIGKTVDDAMVAIERDNPRLKGVLPKDYARPGLDKQRLGELIDLIATINLIAASDGPESDGDPKAHRSVDLLGRVYEYFLTRFASAEGKNGGQFYTPNCVVRLLVEMLAPLPGSRVYDPCCGSGGMFVQSEKFVEDHGGRLGDISVYGQESNATTRRLAVMNLALRGIEADFGPEHADTFRRDLHADLRADYVLANPPFNDSDWFRKDDDVRWQYGTPPKGNANFAWVQHFIHHLAPASARGGGMAGFVLANGSMSSNQSGEGEIRRAIIEADLVDCMVALPGQLFYSTQIPVCLWFLAKNKRQAKQRDRRGETLFIDARKQGTLIDRVHRELTGADIERIASTYHAWRGDKGARKYADIAGFCKSATTEEIAAHGHVLTPGRYVGAEEVEDDGEPFEEKMPRLVAELHAQFAESAKLEQAIKANLRGLGCGG from the coding sequence ATGGCGAAGCGTGCGACGAAGGCCGCGAAGAACAGCGCCGCGAACCTGGGCTTCGAGGCCAAGCTGTGGCTGGCGGCCGACAAGCTCCGCAACAACATGGACGCGGCCGAGTACAAGCACGTGGTGCTCGGGCTGATCTTCCTGAAGTACATCTCCGACGCGTTCGAGGAACGCCGCGCCAAGCTGATCGCGGGGGAGGGAGACCTGGAGGGCGCCGACCCGGAGGACCCGGACGAGTACAAGTCCGAGAACGTCTTCTGGGTCCCTAAGGAGGGGCGTTGGTCGCACCTGCAGGCCCAGGCGAAGCAGCCCACCATCGGCAAGACGGTCGACGACGCGATGGTCGCGATCGAGCGCGACAACCCGCGGCTCAAGGGGGTGCTCCCCAAGGACTACGCCCGCCCCGGGCTCGACAAGCAGCGGCTCGGCGAGCTGATCGACCTGATCGCTACGATCAACCTCATCGCCGCCAGCGACGGCCCGGAGTCCGACGGCGACCCGAAGGCCCACCGCTCGGTCGACCTGCTGGGGCGCGTCTACGAGTATTTTCTGACCCGCTTCGCCAGCGCCGAGGGGAAGAACGGCGGGCAGTTCTATACCCCCAACTGCGTGGTCCGGCTGCTGGTGGAGATGCTCGCGCCGCTCCCGGGGTCGCGGGTGTACGACCCCTGCTGCGGGTCGGGGGGGATGTTCGTGCAGTCGGAGAAGTTCGTCGAGGACCACGGCGGGCGGCTGGGCGATATCAGCGTGTATGGGCAGGAGAGCAACGCCACCACGCGCCGTCTGGCGGTGATGAACCTGGCGTTGCGGGGGATCGAGGCCGACTTCGGCCCGGAGCACGCGGACACGTTCCGCCGCGACCTGCACGCCGACCTGCGTGCCGACTACGTGCTGGCCAACCCGCCGTTCAACGACAGCGACTGGTTCCGCAAGGACGACGACGTCCGCTGGCAGTACGGCACGCCCCCCAAAGGGAACGCCAACTTCGCGTGGGTGCAGCACTTCATCCACCATCTGGCGCCCGCGTCGGCCCGGGGCGGGGGGATGGCGGGGTTCGTGCTCGCTAACGGCAGCATGAGCTCGAACCAGTCGGGGGAAGGCGAGATCCGCCGCGCGATCATCGAGGCCGACCTGGTCGACTGCATGGTCGCGCTCCCGGGGCAACTCTTCTACAGCACCCAGATCCCGGTCTGCCTGTGGTTTCTGGCGAAGAACAAGAGGCAAGCGAAGCAGCGTGACCGCCGCGGCGAGACGCTGTTCATCGACGCGCGGAAGCAAGGAACGCTGATCGACCGCGTCCACCGCGAGCTGACGGGCGCCGACATCGAGCGGATCGCCTCGACCTACCACGCATGGCGTGGCGACAAGGGCGCCCGCAAGTACGCCGACATCGCCGGCTTCTGCAAATCCGCCACGACTGAGGAGATCGCAGCGCATGGCCACGTGCTTACGCCTGGGCGCTACGTCGGCGCCGAGGAGGTCGAAGACGATGGCGAGCCGTTTGAGGAAAAGATGCCGCGGCTTGTCGCCGAGCTGCATGCTCAATTCGCTGAGTCAGCGAAACTAGAGCAGGCCATCAAAGCCAACCTGAGGGGGCTGGGTTGTGGCGGGTGA
- a CDS encoding type I restriction endonuclease subunit R yields MTSLNESAVEAAALDWFGELGYAVASGPDLAPGEPGAERASFGDVVLVGRLREAIWRLNPDVPEEAREEALRKVQRVTTPSLVQTNRAFHRLLRDGVPVEYPRADGSIAGDHVRLIDFDNVGENDWLAVNQFSVTEGVHTRRPDIVVFINGLPLGLVELKNATDEDATIWTALKQLGTYKAQIPSLLQYSAVLVVSDGLEARIGSLTASQEWFKVWRTIDGESDAPRGTLELDVLVRGVFEPRRFLDLLQHFIIFEEDPDSGAIHKIIAGYHQFHAVNAAVEETVRASGMGRSLRTQGGKQGDRRAGVVWHTQGSGKSFSMLFYAARVVRHAAMQNPTLVVLTDRNDLDDQLFGQFQRCADMLGQVPMQASGREHLRELLNRASGGVVFTTIHKFMPPKSETGGEVMPELSPRQNIVVIADEAHRSQYGFGGKVNEKTGQMSYGFASNLRDALPNASFIGFTGTPIEKTDANTRAVFGDYISVYDIQRAVADKATVPIYYESRISKLSLNAAAMPKIDREFEEITEGEELTKKEKLKTKWAALEALVGDPKRIALIASDLVAHFEKRLEAMDGKAMVVCMSRRICVDLYNALIAIRPDWAGAENDNPETERGRDCVVKVVMTGSADDGPEWQPHIRSKDKRRQLAGRFKDSRDPFRIVIVRDMWLTGFDAPCLHTMYADKPMQGHGLMQAIARVNRVFRDKPGGLVVDYLGLADQLKQALATYTESGGQGDPTFDTAQAIAVMLEKHGIACDMMHGFNWLAWTTGTPGERLALIPAGQEHVLEQEDGKQRFIQIVTELSRAFALCAASDEATEIRDDVSFFQAIQAALNKKSTNSNRTPEQIDAAVRQLVSRAITTDGEVIDVFTAAGLSRPDIGILSDEFLAEVRGLKHKNVAAELLEKLLKDELKVRSRRNVVQSQVFSEKLKKTLNAYHNRAIATQEVIEELIRIAKELNAAGKRGEELGLTDDEVAFYDALATNESAVGAMGDDKLKVIAAELISKVRSSVTIDWTLRESARARMRVIVKRILNKYGYPPDLQDEAVKTVLRQAETLCADWASASM; encoded by the coding sequence ATGACGAGCCTCAACGAATCCGCTGTCGAAGCGGCCGCCCTCGATTGGTTCGGGGAATTGGGCTACGCGGTCGCAAGCGGCCCTGACTTGGCGCCCGGCGAGCCCGGCGCGGAGCGGGCTTCGTTCGGCGACGTGGTGCTGGTGGGCCGGCTTCGTGAGGCGATCTGGCGGCTCAATCCGGACGTCCCCGAAGAGGCCAGGGAGGAAGCGCTTCGCAAGGTGCAGCGCGTGACGACGCCGTCGTTGGTGCAGACCAACCGAGCCTTCCACCGGCTGCTTCGAGACGGCGTTCCCGTCGAATACCCGCGCGCCGACGGATCGATCGCGGGCGACCACGTGCGGCTGATCGACTTTGACAATGTCGGCGAGAACGACTGGCTGGCGGTGAACCAGTTCAGCGTGACCGAGGGAGTACACACCCGGCGCCCCGATATTGTTGTGTTCATTAACGGACTACCGCTCGGGCTCGTTGAGCTGAAGAACGCGACCGACGAAGACGCGACCATCTGGACCGCCCTCAAGCAGCTTGGGACGTACAAGGCCCAGATCCCTTCGCTGCTGCAGTACAGCGCGGTGCTGGTGGTGTCCGACGGCTTGGAAGCGCGGATCGGCTCGCTCACGGCCAGCCAGGAGTGGTTCAAGGTGTGGCGCACCATCGACGGCGAGTCGGACGCACCGCGGGGAACGCTGGAGCTGGACGTGCTGGTGCGTGGCGTGTTCGAGCCGCGGCGGTTCCTCGACCTGCTGCAGCACTTCATCATCTTCGAGGAAGACCCCGACTCGGGCGCGATCCACAAGATCATCGCCGGCTACCACCAGTTCCACGCGGTGAACGCGGCCGTCGAAGAGACAGTGCGGGCCAGCGGGATGGGGCGGTCCTTACGCACGCAAGGGGGAAAGCAGGGAGACCGCCGTGCGGGAGTGGTGTGGCACACCCAGGGGAGCGGCAAGAGCTTCTCGATGCTGTTCTACGCGGCGAGGGTGGTGCGCCACGCGGCGATGCAGAACCCCACGCTCGTGGTGCTGACCGACCGCAACGACCTCGATGATCAGCTATTCGGCCAGTTCCAGCGCTGCGCGGATATGCTCGGCCAGGTCCCGATGCAGGCCAGCGGGCGCGAGCATTTGCGAGAGTTGCTGAACCGGGCGAGCGGCGGCGTGGTGTTCACCACGATCCACAAGTTCATGCCCCCCAAGAGTGAGACAGGGGGCGAGGTGATGCCCGAGCTGAGCCCGCGGCAGAACATCGTGGTCATCGCGGACGAAGCCCACCGGAGCCAGTACGGGTTCGGCGGCAAAGTGAATGAGAAGACGGGCCAAATGTCGTACGGCTTCGCCAGCAACCTGCGCGACGCTCTGCCGAACGCATCGTTCATCGGCTTTACCGGCACGCCGATCGAGAAAACCGACGCGAACACGCGGGCGGTGTTCGGCGACTACATCTCCGTCTACGACATCCAGCGGGCGGTCGCGGACAAGGCGACGGTGCCGATCTATTACGAGAGCCGGATCTCGAAGCTGAGCCTGAACGCCGCGGCGATGCCGAAGATCGATCGGGAGTTCGAAGAGATCACCGAGGGGGAGGAGCTGACCAAGAAGGAGAAGCTCAAAACCAAGTGGGCCGCGTTGGAGGCGCTGGTGGGGGACCCGAAGCGGATCGCCCTGATCGCCTCTGACTTGGTCGCGCACTTCGAGAAGCGACTGGAGGCCATGGACGGCAAAGCGATGGTCGTCTGCATGAGCCGCCGGATCTGCGTCGATCTCTACAACGCGCTGATCGCGATCCGCCCCGACTGGGCCGGCGCCGAGAACGACAACCCGGAGACCGAACGGGGCCGCGACTGCGTTGTGAAGGTCGTGATGACCGGCAGCGCAGACGACGGGCCCGAGTGGCAGCCGCACATCCGCAGCAAGGACAAACGCCGGCAGCTCGCGGGCCGCTTCAAGGACAGCCGCGACCCGTTCCGGATCGTGATCGTCCGCGACATGTGGCTGACCGGCTTCGACGCTCCCTGCCTGCACACCATGTACGCCGACAAGCCGATGCAGGGGCACGGCCTGATGCAGGCGATCGCCCGAGTGAATCGTGTGTTCCGCGACAAACCGGGCGGGCTGGTAGTGGACTACCTCGGCCTCGCGGATCAGTTGAAGCAGGCCCTAGCGACCTACACCGAAAGCGGCGGGCAAGGCGATCCCACGTTTGACACGGCGCAGGCCATCGCGGTGATGCTGGAGAAGCACGGTATCGCTTGCGACATGATGCACGGCTTCAACTGGCTGGCATGGACGACCGGGACCCCTGGCGAGCGGCTGGCGCTCATCCCCGCCGGGCAAGAGCACGTGCTGGAGCAAGAGGACGGGAAGCAGCGGTTCATCCAAATCGTGACCGAACTCTCCCGCGCCTTTGCGCTGTGCGCCGCCAGCGATGAGGCGACCGAGATCCGCGACGACGTGAGCTTCTTCCAGGCCATCCAGGCTGCGCTGAACAAGAAGAGCACCAACAGCAATCGAACCCCCGAGCAGATCGACGCCGCAGTGCGGCAACTGGTTTCGAGGGCAATCACCACCGACGGCGAGGTGATCGACGTCTTTACCGCCGCCGGGTTGTCCCGGCCAGACATCGGCATCCTCTCCGACGAGTTCCTAGCCGAGGTCCGTGGCCTCAAGCACAAGAACGTGGCTGCGGAACTCTTGGAGAAGCTACTGAAGGACGAGCTGAAGGTGCGTTCCAGACGCAACGTGGTGCAGAGCCAGGTCTTCTCCGAGAAGCTGAAGAAGACGCTCAACGCCTACCACAACCGGGCGATCGCTACTCAGGAAGTGATCGAGGAGCTAATCAGGATCGCCAAGGAGCTAAACGCCGCGGGCAAGCGTGGCGAAGAACTGGGACTGACGGACGACGAGGTCGCCTTCTACGACGCGCTGGCAACCAACGAATCGGCGGTCGGCGCCATGGGCGACGACAAGCTGAAGGTGATCGCGGCCGAGCTAATCTCGAAGGTTCGTTCCAGCGTGACCATCGACTGGACCCTACGCGAAAGCGCCCGCGCGAGGATGCGGGTGATCGTCAAACGGATCCTCAACAAGTATGGCTATCCGCCGGACTTGCAGGATGAGGCGGTGAAGACGGTGCTGAGGCAGGCTGAAACGCTGTGTGCGGATTGGGCATCGGCATCGATGTGA
- a CDS encoding restriction endonuclease subunit S, which translates to MAGEWEEVSVAELQASGALLVEDGNHGENRPRPNEFSTEGIQFIRAADMDSGRVLFERAQRINEIARQRVRKGIGAGGDVLLSHKGTVGKVAYVPLTAPPFVCSPQTTFWRVKDPTQLDRRYIYFYLLSRAFREQLDSRKGETDMADYVSLTTQRTLKVTVPPLAEQKAIASVLGALDDKIELNRRTNATLEAMARALFQSWFVDFDPVRAKLDGRQPAGMDAATAGLFPASFYETKVGHIPVGWQLGRLADLCNLKRGHDLPTSSRTAGPIPVISSSGISGTHSETNVRGPGVVTGRYGTIGKVFYVEADYWPLNTTLYVEDFKANPPRFIFHALGQVDFANYTDKAAVPGVNRNHLHEEPTVLPTMEARQAFAHAVAPLWLQHAANDRLSHTLATLRDTLLPKLLSGELRVGEAREALSA; encoded by the coding sequence GTGGCGGGTGAATGGGAAGAAGTGTCCGTCGCCGAACTGCAAGCAAGCGGAGCGCTGCTAGTAGAAGATGGCAATCACGGCGAGAACCGCCCACGCCCTAACGAGTTTTCGACGGAGGGCATTCAATTCATCCGCGCTGCAGACATGGATAGTGGTCGCGTGTTGTTTGAACGAGCTCAGCGCATCAATGAAATTGCGCGCCAGCGCGTGCGAAAAGGCATCGGAGCTGGAGGCGACGTTCTGCTTTCACATAAGGGCACAGTCGGCAAAGTAGCTTATGTTCCGCTGACCGCCCCGCCTTTTGTCTGCTCGCCACAGACAACTTTCTGGAGAGTCAAAGATCCGACGCAACTCGACCGCCGCTACATCTACTTCTACCTATTATCCCGTGCGTTCCGTGAGCAGTTGGATTCGCGCAAAGGTGAGACGGACATGGCTGACTACGTTAGCCTGACGACGCAACGCACGCTCAAAGTGACCGTCCCCCCCCTCGCCGAGCAGAAAGCCATCGCCTCGGTGCTTGGGGCGTTGGACGACAAGATCGAGTTGAACCGGCGGACCAACGCGACGCTGGAGGCGATGGCGCGGGCGTTGTTCCAGAGCTGGTTCGTGGATTTCGACCCCGTGCGGGCGAAGCTGGATGGGCGGCAGCCGGCGGGGATGGACGCGGCGACGGCGGGGTTGTTTCCGGCCTCGTTCTACGAAACGAAAGTCGGACACATTCCGGTCGGGTGGCAACTGGGACGTCTTGCCGACCTCTGCAATTTGAAGCGTGGTCACGACTTGCCCACTAGCTCACGCACAGCTGGTCCGATTCCCGTCATTTCTTCCTCCGGCATTTCTGGAACTCACTCGGAAACAAACGTCCGAGGCCCCGGCGTCGTGACTGGGCGATACGGGACCATTGGAAAAGTGTTCTACGTGGAAGCCGACTACTGGCCTCTCAACACGACCCTCTATGTCGAAGACTTTAAGGCAAATCCTCCTCGCTTTATTTTCCACGCCCTCGGTCAGGTTGACTTCGCCAACTATACCGACAAGGCAGCTGTTCCAGGTGTGAATCGTAACCACCTCCACGAAGAGCCAACCGTGCTTCCTACGATGGAGGCTCGGCAAGCCTTCGCACACGCAGTTGCGCCGCTTTGGTTGCAGCATGCCGCCAACGACCGTCTGTCCCACACCCTCGCTACGCTCCGCGACACGCTGCTGCCGAAGCTGCTGAGCGGGGAGTTGCGGGTTGGGGAGGCGAGGGAGGCGCTGTCGGCATGA
- a CDS encoding metallophosphoesterase: MYDIIGDIHGHAAHLEALLDQLGYRRDGAGYAHDDRQAVFVGDFIDRGPAIRQALAIVRAMVDSGAALATMGNHEFNALAYHTPAPGRPGEFLRAHNDKNTHQHAATLKQIEGAERADMLAWFRTLPLWLDLGGVRVVHACWDPAGIETLDAGLGRHGGVSDGFMAEATCQGTDLFNAVEHVLKGPEAPLPAGMTYDDKDGHARRRSRVRWFLDPVGLTFGQYALPALELVDDQPAGMVSAVELYPASAPPVFFGHYWMTGDPKLMSPNAACVDYSVAKGGPLCAYRWQGETELRNDRFVTVSIAKE, translated from the coding sequence ATGTACGACATCATCGGCGACATTCACGGCCACGCCGCCCACCTGGAGGCGTTGCTCGACCAGCTCGGCTACCGCCGCGACGGAGCGGGCTACGCCCACGACGACCGCCAGGCCGTGTTCGTCGGCGACTTCATCGACCGCGGCCCCGCGATCCGCCAGGCGCTGGCCATCGTGCGGGCGATGGTCGACTCCGGCGCCGCGCTAGCCACCATGGGCAACCACGAGTTCAACGCCCTCGCCTACCACACCCCTGCCCCGGGCAGGCCCGGTGAGTTCCTGCGGGCCCACAACGACAAGAACACGCACCAGCACGCCGCAACGCTCAAGCAGATCGAGGGGGCCGAGCGTGCGGACATGCTCGCCTGGTTCCGCACGCTGCCGCTGTGGCTCGACCTGGGCGGCGTCCGCGTCGTCCACGCCTGCTGGGATCCGGCAGGCATCGAGACGCTCGACGCGGGCCTCGGGCGGCACGGGGGCGTCTCAGACGGCTTCATGGCGGAAGCGACTTGCCAGGGGACCGACCTCTTCAATGCCGTCGAGCACGTGCTGAAGGGCCCGGAGGCGCCGTTGCCGGCCGGGATGACCTACGACGACAAGGACGGCCACGCCCGCCGCCGCTCACGGGTCCGGTGGTTCCTCGATCCTGTGGGCCTGACGTTCGGACAGTACGCCCTGCCGGCCCTCGAACTAGTCGACGACCAGCCGGCGGGAATGGTTTCGGCAGTCGAGCTCTACCCCGCCAGCGCCCCGCCCGTGTTCTTCGGACACTACTGGATGACCGGCGATCCGAAGCTGATGAGCCCCAACGCGGCCTGCGTCGACTACAGCGTGGCGAAGGGCGGCCCCCTGTGCGCCTACCGCTGGCAGGGAGAAACGGAGCTGCGGAACGATCGCTTCGTCACGGTGTCGATCGCGAAAGAGTAG